CCGGCTTCGTGATCCTCCCCATCGGACACAACAAGGATCGCCTTGGTCACAACTGCCTCTTCATCACCTTCCAAGCCTCCACGCTTAAAGGCCTGGGACGCTTCACGCAGAGCTTTGCCAAACTCAGTCCCCTGAGTCCCCACCGATTCCGGAGTGAGGGAGTCCACGTACATACGTATAGCCGACAGATCGGTTGTGACTGGTGAGAGAACTATGGCCGATCCTGCAAAGGCTATCAGCCCTACCCGATCACCAGATAATCGACTGAGAAAGCGACCCACCTCCTTCTTAGCCAACTCAAGACGGCTGGGTTTGATGTCTTCGGCCTCCATACTGTGAGACACATCAAAAAGAATAACAATTTCAATTCCCTCACTTTTAACCTTCTGCTGCGATTGACCCGCTTGCGGTCTAGCCAGAGCTAAAATAAAACAGCCAAGCGCCAAAACCTCCAAAACCAACTTCCATCGTCGACGTGGAATCGACACACTTGCACTCAAAAGAGGGGCCATTTTGGAACCCAATGCCGTGGCGATTCGACGGGCCTGATGGCGAAGGAGATAGATCGACAGAACGAATAACACTGGCAACAACCAAAGAAACTGAAGGGCGGCAACGTCCGCAAACCGATAAACTGTCATGGGCCCCT
This is a stretch of genomic DNA from Pseudobdellovibrionaceae bacterium. It encodes these proteins:
- a CDS encoding VWA domain-containing protein; translation: MTVYRFADVAALQFLWLLPVLFVLSIYLLRHQARRIATALGSKMAPLLSASVSIPRRRWKLVLEVLALGCFILALARPQAGQSQQKVKSEGIEIVILFDVSHSMEAEDIKPSRLELAKKEVGRFLSRLSGDRVGLIAFAGSAIVLSPVTTDLSAIRMYVDSLTPESVGTQGTEFGKALREASQAFKRGGLEGDEEAVVTKAILVVSDGEDHEAGAMKVAADLAKDGVRIFALGVGTEKGGPIPVRDEFGNLRGYKKDEEGKVIMTQTKGTVLKELVNEGKGSFYHATFGGTAPESLYQDIRKLEQAQFNSAVITSYDEKYQGFLLLGLVFAFLELLIGERKRKARLWRGRFEVGQE